A window from Gasterosteus aculeatus chromosome 14, fGasAcu3.hap1.1, whole genome shotgun sequence encodes these proteins:
- the LOC144388291 gene encoding stonustoxin subunit beta-like, whose amino-acid sequence MKDKAVCESDVMSMSPCCSDPPPPFRVEPDGVRWLTPGPWRYSCELTIDTNTVNKHLKLSDNNRKVTHVKEDQSHPDHPDRFDSCYQLLCRTGLTGRCYWEVEWRGDVYVSVSYRGINRKGGSDCLFGWNDQSWSLICSDKGYSVIHNKTVTPITSSSSSSSSSGRVAVYVDCPAGSLSFYRVSSDTLIHLHTFSTTFTEPLYPGFGFWFWSDSGSSVSLCSL is encoded by the exons atgaaggacaaagctgtgtgtgagagtgatgtaatgtccatgtctccatgctgctctgacccccctcctcctttcagggtggagcctgatggagtccgatggttgacaccAGGTCCGTGGaggt attcctgtgaactcacaatcgacacaaacacagtaaacaaacacctcaaactgtctgacaacaacaggaaggtgacacatgtgaaggaggatcagtcacatcctgatcatccagacagatttgactcctgttatcagctgctgtgtagaactggtctgactggtcgctgttactgggaggtcgagtggagaggagacgtttatgtatcagtgagttacagaggaatcaataGGAAAGGAGGCagtgactgtttgtttggatggaatgatcagtcctggagtctgatctgctctGATAAAGGTTACTCTGTCAttcacaataagacagtaacacccatcacctcctcctcctcctcctcctcctcctctggtagagtagcagtgtatgtggactgtcctgctggctctctgtccttctacagagtctcctctgacactctgatccacctccacaccttcagcaccacattcactgaacctctttatcctgggtttgggttctggttctggtccgattctggttcctcagtgtctctgtgttctctgtag